The genome window GATTTCACGGGTGACAGCCACGCTGTCGCCGCTCACTTCGACCTTGGAGGCGAAAGTGCCCTGGCCGTAGCCGGTCAGCGCAGCCAGCATCTGGCCAGTCTGGTTGTTGTCGCTGTCGATGGCCTGTTTGCCGAGGATCACCAGCTGAGGCTGTTCCTTGTCGACAACGGCTTTGAGCAGCTTGGCAACGGCCAGGGAGGTCAGCTCTTCAGCGGACTCAACCAGGATGGCGCGGTCGGCGCCCAGTGCCAGGGCGGTACGCAGCTGCTCTTGAGCAGTGGTCGGGCCGATGGAAACCACGACGATTTCAGTCGCCACGCCTTTCTCTTTCAGGCGTACGGCTTCTTCCACGGCGATTTCGCAGAAAGGGTTCATCGACATCTTGACGTTAGCGAGGTCGACGCCGGAATTGTCCGCCTTGACGCGAACTTTCACGTTGTAATCGACAACGCGTTTGACAGCTACAAGAACCTTCATGGATTCCTCGTTACTCTCCGGTGAAAAGAAAGTCGCCTAGGCGAACCTGGCGGTTGATGCTCATCGGCACACAAGGGCACCTCCAAAAACGCAGGCGGCGACCTTGCTCACGGGAAATGATGACCGTTCGTCAGGGGTGACTGAGAGGTCATTCTTTATCGCAGCGTGTAAACTGCGCGCCAATGTTTGGGCACGCGTCACCTGTCTTGCTTTTGGACGTGCTCTTGAAACCTGCTGTCTGCCTACGGTAAGCGCAAAACCGACCGTATATTGACCGGAACGCCTATTCTGGTCAATACAGCAAAATAGCCAGTCATAAGCCGCACCACTTTGATTTATCTAGCCTGCGAGCAATTCAAACAAACGTTTGTATTGGACGCTGCCAGTGGTGTAGATATAATGCGCCACCTAGAGAGAAAGGTGGGTCTTGCCGTTGCCGCAAGACGACACCGAACCTCCACCCATTAGAAAAAAAAGCCTGTTGAGCCTTGAGTAGGAGATAGCCTGTGGAACGCGAATACATGGAATTCGACGTGGTCATCGTCGGCGCTGGCCCGGCGGGACTGTCTGCCGCCTGCCGACTGAAGCAGAAGGCCGCCGAAGCCGGTAAGGAAATCAGCGTCTGCGTGGTCGAGAAAGGCTCCGAAGTCGGCGCGCATATCCTCTCCGGTGCCGTGTTCGAACCACGCGCCCTGAACGAACTGTT of Pseudomonas azotoformans contains these proteins:
- a CDS encoding electron transfer flavoprotein subunit beta/FixA family protein, with protein sequence MKVLVAVKRVVDYNVKVRVKADNSGVDLANVKMSMNPFCEIAVEEAVRLKEKGVATEIVVVSIGPTTAQEQLRTALALGADRAILVESAEELTSLAVAKLLKAVVDKEQPQLVILGKQAIDSDNNQTGQMLAALTGYGQGTFASKVEVSGDSVAVTREIDGGAQTVSLKLPAIVTTDLRLNEPRYASLPNIMKAKKKPLESLTPEALGVSTASTNKTVKVEAPAARSAGIKVKSVAELVEKLKNEAKVI